In the Mycoplasma zalophi genome, one interval contains:
- a CDS encoding 5'-3' exonuclease yields the protein MKKRVIIIDGTYLVFKSYYGTLYSKLKLETTTGIKTNAIVGFFNTVFKLLKEYSPDQVFFCFDARAKTFRHEEYPEYKQQRQKAPEDFYTQLLIIKDLLPELNFKSFEQNGFEADDIVATITSQLKENTEILIYSADQDLNQLIDINVKILKPKNRELIEITNDNFFEIYNFYPWQVVDYKSIVGDSSDNFKGVKGIGPKTAIKLLDKYHNVENIYVNIQSLDKNIQKKFLEYQNDLKRDKYLAQLRYDVPFEDKNILNSFLNVKISENAQNRLQELELVKITQNLKKLEVI from the coding sequence ATGAAAAAAAGAGTAATTATTATTGATGGAACATATTTAGTATTTAAAAGTTATTATGGAACATTATATTCAAAATTAAAGTTAGAAACAACAACAGGTATTAAAACAAATGCTATTGTTGGTTTTTTTAATACAGTTTTTAAATTATTAAAAGAATATTCACCAGATCAAGTTTTCTTTTGCTTTGATGCAAGAGCAAAAACCTTCAGACACGAAGAATACCCAGAATATAAACAACAAAGACAAAAAGCACCTGAAGATTTTTATACTCAACTTTTGATTATAAAGGATCTTTTACCAGAACTTAATTTCAAGAGTTTTGAACAAAACGGATTTGAAGCTGATGACATAGTTGCAACAATAACTTCTCAATTAAAAGAAAATACAGAAATATTAATCTATTCAGCCGACCAAGATTTAAATCAACTAATTGATATCAATGTAAAAATTTTAAAACCCAAAAATAGGGAGTTAATTGAAATAACAAATGATAACTTTTTTGAAATTTATAATTTTTATCCTTGACAAGTTGTAGACTATAAATCAATAGTTGGTGATAGTTCTGATAATTTTAAAGGTGTAAAAGGAATTGGACCAAAAACTGCAATTAAATTATTAGACAAATATCATAATGTAGAAAATATTTATGTAAATATACAGTCACTAGATAAAAATATTCAAAAAAAATTTTTAGAATATCAAAATGATCTAAAAAGAGATAAATATTTAGCACAACTGAGATATGATGTACCTTTTGAAGATAAAAACATTTTAAACTCATTTTTAAATGTAAAAATATCAGAAAATGCTCAAAATAGATTGCAAGAATTAGAACTTGTTAAAATAACTCAAAATTTAAAAAAATTAGAGGTAATTTAA
- a CDS encoding DnaD domain protein: MQYNNFYIEKNQYISQTDLENIRILYTPIIGMESVALYHYLLDEFNLTQNPRYEFSLDEVLNYLNCNIEILTDAKDKLEAVGLIRCFESPLFQNMIISLNKPLTIEQYQKSVLAKQLFKLIGEKKYEKIFFAQQLFTLNKDEYINTSKKYTDLFELKDNINLNFDKLHTEIEKSKNINANTNFGNILTPEQFIKQKTNQEPTIYHKKMIENLVNLGFLDEQINLFIDFSLKVNNQIVVNYVETIARDYATKNIMLTNDIKKELEITLEIKNYSKNKQNINNLY; encoded by the coding sequence ATGCAGTACAATAATTTTTATATTGAAAAAAATCAATACATTAGTCAAACAGACTTAGAAAATATTCGTATTTTATACACACCTATTATAGGTATGGAATCAGTTGCGCTTTATCATTATTTATTAGATGAATTTAATTTAACTCAAAATCCTAGATATGAGTTTTCATTGGATGAAGTTTTAAATTATTTAAATTGTAATATAGAAATCCTAACTGATGCAAAAGATAAATTAGAAGCCGTGGGTTTAATAAGATGTTTTGAATCTCCCTTATTTCAAAACATGATCATTTCTTTAAATAAACCACTAACAATTGAACAATATCAAAAATCAGTTTTAGCTAAACAACTTTTTAAATTAATTGGTGAAAAAAAATATGAAAAAATATTTTTTGCACAACAGTTATTTACTTTAAATAAAGACGAATATATTAACACTTCAAAAAAATATACTGATTTATTTGAATTAAAGGATAATATAAATTTAAACTTCGATAAATTACATACTGAAATAGAAAAATCTAAAAATATTAATGCAAATACAAATTTTGGTAATATTTTAACTCCTGAACAATTTATAAAACAAAAAACAAATCAAGAGCCAACTATATACCATAAAAAGATGATTGAAAACTTAGTTAATTTAGGTTTTTTAGATGAACAAATTAACTTATTTATTGATTTTTCATTGAAAGTTAACAATCAAATTGTTGTAAATTATGTTGAAACTATTGCTCGTGACTACGCAACAAAAAACATTATGTTAACAAATGATATTAAAAAGGAATTAGAAATCACTTTAGAAATAAAAAACTATTCAAAAAATAAACAAAATATCAATAATTTATATTAA
- the coaE gene encoding dephospho-CoA kinase (Dephospho-CoA kinase (CoaE) performs the final step in coenzyme A biosynthesis.) has translation MIAIIGKSGVGKSTFLNFLQHQGYHVLIVDNLVKKLYQNGSEGYKLIKNNLGENFVNDVEVDKKALVDRLFLQPEFINEIESLIFPLIENHLENNFYDFVEIPILYKKNANFSRFFSKVIRIEIPEKRRVKNLQKRNVNNKNKIVIDTINKHFFDPKIVNIYCYKVLSRNFFKKFFKIYFSSI, from the coding sequence ATGATAGCGATAATTGGAAAAAGTGGTGTAGGTAAATCAACATTTTTAAATTTTTTACAGCATCAAGGCTATCATGTTTTAATTGTTGATAATCTAGTAAAAAAACTCTATCAAAATGGAAGTGAAGGTTATAAATTAATAAAAAATAATCTTGGTGAAAATTTTGTAAATGATGTTGAAGTTGATAAAAAAGCACTTGTGGATAGACTTTTTTTACAACCTGAGTTTATTAACGAAATTGAATCATTAATTTTTCCCTTAATTGAAAATCATTTGGAAAATAATTTTTATGATTTCGTAGAAATCCCAATTTTATACAAAAAAAATGCTAATTTCAGCCGTTTTTTTTCAAAAGTTATTCGCATTGAGATTCCGGAAAAAAGAAGAGTAAAAAACTTACAAAAACGAAATGTAAATAACAAGAATAAAATTGTAATTGATACTATAAATAAGCACTTTTTTGATCCTAAAATTGTAAATATTTATTGTTATAAAGTTCTATCTAGAAATTTTTTTAAAAAATTCTTCAAAATTTATTTTTCAAGCATTTAA
- the dnaX gene encoding DNA polymerase III subunit gamma/tau, which produces MTNNTYKALYRQYRPRNFNEVKGQEHIVKTLKNIILNNKVSHAYLFSGPRGTGKTSIAKIFASTLNCSHNEENSFEACEKCIKNVDNSLDIIEIDAASNTGIDDIRNLKEKIKNLPTSSKYKIYIIDEVHMLSKSAWNALLKTIEEPPLHVIFILATTDPQKIPMTVLSRVQRFNFRKIENKFIIEQLKYVYEKENIEFEEDALKLLATLSNGAMRDALTMADQVSIFSGEKKVTKKDVEIIFSLTSNETIIELLNLISFNSLNETLKYNENIFDNGIDTERLIIHLLDILKDFIIYKQTNDPELLINSQELEIKNLKLNLSNSYLILDHFIQLLKDIKYSDTPKQQFEISLIKLYGDIHKNTNIETTDFQNQITTEIKENQMSINDDFQEFSAPKDSNEDLLEIENNQQSIEEDWTGLEDNSLNDQQNFENNNENIYKTVEKDNEINDLNSNTAYADNIKQNNQNSRNSYAKDINKFLPIDDIVNDTIIEKQSTNQKINSILHNTQEFAVIQNDLTSEQEIVQDSILNQEEDEEEIVASDIFDSNDDYENNSNFIQTTKKPKEIEVDDIINMMLISQKEKHESNPTNWSVIYKSNILKSLDTDKNPAYDNYKKLFSNIKLILAAEKFIIFLADYQSIINAYLQYLEEFQFHEYIKSVFSKEICIFVVNRNKLEKASQYWRENRVEISQRKIVPMTCNMKNPTNFQSKQSIDKLKETFGDKLKITK; this is translated from the coding sequence TTGACTAATAATACTTATAAAGCTTTATATAGACAATATAGACCAAGAAATTTTAATGAAGTAAAAGGTCAAGAACATATTGTAAAAACATTAAAAAATATTATTTTAAATAACAAAGTATCTCATGCTTATTTATTTAGTGGGCCAAGAGGGACGGGTAAAACATCAATAGCTAAAATTTTTGCCTCTACTTTAAATTGTTCACATAATGAAGAAAATTCATTTGAAGCGTGTGAAAAGTGTATAAAAAATGTTGATAATAGTTTAGATATAATTGAAATTGATGCAGCTTCAAACACTGGTATAGATGATATTAGAAACTTAAAAGAAAAAATTAAAAATCTTCCTACTAGTTCAAAATATAAAATTTATATTATTGATGAAGTACATATGCTATCAAAATCAGCATGAAATGCACTTTTAAAAACTATTGAAGAACCACCACTACATGTTATTTTCATATTAGCAACCACCGATCCTCAAAAAATCCCGATGACTGTTTTAAGTCGTGTTCAAAGATTTAATTTCAGAAAAATTGAAAATAAATTTATTATTGAACAACTTAAGTATGTTTATGAAAAAGAAAATATTGAATTCGAAGAAGATGCTCTTAAATTACTAGCTACACTAAGTAATGGAGCGATGAGAGATGCATTAACTATGGCAGATCAAGTATCTATTTTTAGTGGTGAAAAAAAAGTGACAAAAAAAGATGTTGAAATAATTTTTAGCTTGACATCAAATGAAACGATAATTGAATTGCTAAATTTAATTTCTTTTAATTCATTAAATGAAACACTAAAATATAATGAAAATATTTTTGACAATGGAATAGATACTGAACGTTTAATTATTCACTTATTAGATATATTAAAAGATTTTATTATATACAAACAAACAAATGATCCAGAATTATTAATTAATTCTCAGGAACTAGAAATTAAAAATTTAAAATTAAATTTATCAAACTCTTATTTAATTTTAGATCACTTCATTCAACTTCTTAAAGATATAAAATATTCTGATACACCAAAACAACAGTTTGAAATATCATTAATTAAACTTTATGGAGATATTCATAAAAACACCAATATTGAAACCACTGATTTTCAAAATCAAATTACTACTGAAATTAAAGAAAATCAAATGTCAATTAATGATGATTTTCAAGAATTTTCAGCACCCAAAGATTCAAATGAAGATTTATTAGAAATTGAAAATAATCAACAAAGCATAGAAGAGGACTGAACTGGTTTAGAAGATAATTCATTAAACGATCAGCAAAATTTTGAAAATAATAATGAAAATATTTACAAAACAGTAGAAAAAGATAATGAAATTAATGACTTAAATTCAAATACCGCATATGCAGATAACATTAAACAAAATAACCAAAATTCTCGAAATTCATATGCAAAAGACATTAATAAATTTTTACCTATTGATGACATAGTAAATGATACCATTATTGAAAAACAATCAACTAATCAAAAAATTAATTCAATTTTACATAATACCCAAGAATTTGCAGTTATTCAAAATGATTTAACAAGCGAACAAGAAATAGTTCAAGATAGTATTTTAAATCAAGAAGAAGATGAAGAAGAAATTGTCGCATCTGATATTTTTGATTCAAATGATGATTATGAAAACAATTCTAACTTCATTCAAACAACAAAAAAACCAAAAGAAATAGAAGTTGATGACATTATTAATATGATGTTAATAAGTCAAAAAGAAAAACATGAATCAAATCCAACAAATTGATCTGTTATTTATAAAAGTAATATTTTAAAAAGTCTAGATACTGATAAAAATCCTGCATATGATAACTATAAAAAATTATTTTCAAACATAAAATTAATACTTGCTGCAGAAAAATTCATTATTTTCTTAGCAGATTATCAAAGTATCATTAATGCATACTTACAATATTTAGAAGAATTTCAATTCCATGAATATATAAAATCAGTTTTTTCTAAAGAAATTTGTATTTTTGTAGTTAATAGAAATAAATTAGAAAAAGCCAGTCAGTATTGAAGAGAAAATAGAGTGGAAATTTCACAAAGAAAAATAGTGCCTATGACATGCAATATGAAAAATCCAACAAATTTCCAATCAAAACAAAGTATAGATAAATTAAAAGAAACATTTGGAGATAAATTAAAAATAACAAAATAG
- the gap gene encoding type I glyceraldehyde-3-phosphate dehydrogenase, which yields MQKTKKIAINGFGRIGRLVFRDIFEEKDIEIVAINDLTNSQTLAHLLKYDTAHRKFNHDVTFSENNIIVDEKIIPIFSEKDPKNLPWKSLDVDVVVEATGRFTTEEGASLHIEAGAKKVIITAPSKGSNNVKTIVYSVNENILTNEDKIISTASCTTNCLAPIANILNKEYKIKKGFMTTVHAYTADQNLQDGPHRDLRRARAAAMNIVPTTTGAAKAIGLVIPELAGVMDGIALRVPTVTGSIVDLTLELEKEPTVKEINELMKQNASESLIFTDEPIVSSDIIGSHGAWFDSLLTSVIEVDGKKLYKVFGWYDNEQSFVSQYVRVLKHVLELK from the coding sequence ATGCAAAAAACAAAAAAAATAGCAATTAATGGTTTCGGAAGAATCGGAAGATTAGTATTTAGAGATATTTTTGAAGAAAAAGATATAGAAATAGTAGCCATTAATGACTTGACAAATTCTCAAACATTAGCTCACTTATTAAAATACGACACTGCACATAGAAAATTTAATCACGATGTAACTTTTAGTGAAAATAATATTATAGTTGATGAAAAAATAATTCCTATATTTAGTGAAAAGGATCCAAAAAATCTCCCATGAAAATCACTAGATGTTGACGTGGTTGTTGAAGCGACAGGACGCTTTACAACCGAAGAAGGTGCTTCATTACATATTGAAGCAGGAGCAAAAAAAGTAATTATTACAGCTCCTTCAAAAGGTTCAAATAACGTTAAAACAATAGTATATTCAGTTAATGAAAATATACTAACAAATGAAGATAAAATTATCAGTACTGCCTCATGTACAACAAACTGTTTAGCTCCTATTGCAAATATTTTAAATAAAGAATATAAAATTAAAAAAGGTTTTATGACAACAGTTCATGCATATACAGCTGATCAAAATCTTCAAGATGGACCTCATAGAGATTTACGTAGAGCAAGAGCAGCTGCTATGAATATAGTTCCTACAACAACAGGAGCAGCAAAAGCTATAGGATTGGTAATTCCTGAATTAGCAGGAGTTATGGACGGAATTGCTTTAAGAGTTCCAACTGTTACTGGTTCAATTGTTGATTTAACTTTAGAACTTGAAAAAGAACCTACTGTTAAAGAGATTAATGAATTAATGAAACAAAACGCTTCAGAATCACTTATTTTTACTGATGAACCTATAGTATCTAGCGATATTATCGGTTCACATGGTGCATGATTTGATTCGCTTTTAACAAGTGTTATTGAAGTTGATGGCAAAAAATTATATAAAGTTTTTGGTTGATACGACAATGAACAAAGTTTTGTAAGCCAATATGTAAGAGTTTTAAAACACGTTTTAGAATTAAAATAA